The Sporosarcina ureae genomic sequence TACACGTACAGGAATTGAATATGAACAACCCGCAGACGTTGTCGTATTAGGTGCGTTTTCCTTCACCAATAATCGTTTGTTGATGCTTTCTGATATCGGGACACAGTATGATCCAACCACACGCAAAGGAACAATTGGACGTAACTTTAATGGACAATTTAACATCACATTCCTGGGAGCACGGGGATACTTTGAAAAGAAGAAGTTTAATCTCTATATGGGTGCAGGTGCTCTTGGTGGTACGATGAGTGACTTCGCTGGTGATAACTTTGATCACTCCGATGTAGATTTCATTAATGGTGGTGGCATCGAAATGCGTCAGTACGGTGATGGCGCTATTTCAACGAACCATGTTCCTAAAGGGACACCAAAATGGGGACCTGAGTTTAAGAAAAACTCGATCCATTACGCGAATCGTTCGTTAGTAGCTTGGTATACACCTGCTGTTATGTCATGGTGGCATAACTACTTGGATTTAGATCCAACATACAAAGATGAATACGGTGATCCTCTATTACGTGTTACGAATCGTTACACAGATCACGATCGCAACATGGCAAAATTCGGGATAGAGAAATGCAGTGAAATCATGAAAGAAATGGGTGCAGATATTATTGACGAAGATGAAGTTCCCGAAGAGTTCGACCACATTTATTCAGGCGGTCACTATGCGGGCGGCATCATCATGGGAGCAGATCCTGAGACATCTGCGGTGAATAATTATCTTCAAATGTGGGAGATGGACAACCTATTCGTAGTGGGCGGTTCAGCGTTCCCTCAATTCGGAGGTCATCACCCCACTTCAACCATCGGCGCGTTGGCATATCGTGCAGCAGAAGGCGTAGAGAAGTATTTAAAAGAAGGCGGCCAGCTTGCAGAAGCGAAGCAAGCAACTTTAAACGCATAATAAAACATCTGGTTCTATCGTCTATTTATGTACTTATTGAATTCAAATAATCAAAAATCCAGATTCGTAGTGCAACACTGCAAATCTGGATTTTTCTTCATCGTACATTAGAAGCGACAATTCCTAATCGTTCACGTTCAATCTTACTAAGCTTACACATATGTTGACGGAAACAAGACATGACAAATGCGTGCATATTGGCTTGTGTAACGTAATAGATAAACCATGGAATGGATGGCAAATAGTCGTGTATTGCAATAATTACTTCATTCGATCCTGGAATCTTTCGGAATTCTATTCTACCACGTTCATTGGAATGAGGATCCATCAATAGACCACCTGTAATATAGTATAGCGAGCGATCTTTGGTGCTACGATCTGCAGAATAACTTAATTCGAGCAATGTCCGATTACCGAGGAAACCGATATGACAATTCAAATGGTCGTCTACATCGGTTTTCACCCAAGGATTCAAGAATGTGGAAAGCCATTTGACGTAGTAACGTGCTGTTTCATCTGCAGTCCAGCTGTAAGGTAATTCAATTCTCTGCACTGAACGAACATCCTGCTTAAGTGGACCCATTTTCGACTTCTTCTTTGGGATGTCTCTTTCTTTCATTTCCTCCTCTAGTGCTTCCCTTGCAGCTTGTATGAATGGAATTTCTCCGTCACTGATACCTTCCACATAGCGCTTGGAATTGACGACCATCGGATGTTTCAGACTTTCCACCAATGGATATACAATCTCTTTTGGTGTTTGTGTAACTAAACGTAACCAGAGCCTAGAAAGACTTAAAGAGAAGAATGGTACATCCAACATTCTTGATGGTTTACCTACTACTTCTGCTGTCTTCTCCATCATCGACTTATATGTCATGACCTCGGGGCCACCTATATCGATAGATCGTTGTGCTGGTTCAAAGTCCAGTATTAATGAGCTTAATGATTTCATCACATCATCGAGTGCTACAGGCTGTGTGTTAGAGCGTGTCCATTTGGGTAAAATCATTATGGGAAGCCGTTTAACTAGCTTCGATAAAATCGGGAAAGAAGAACCTTTTGGACCGACGATTAGCCCTGCACGTAATGCGGTGACAGGAATGTTATACGAGCGTAGAACACGCTCCACTTCCAATCGGCTTTTCAAATGTCGTGATAAATCTTTTTCATGTTCATCGGGAATAATTCCACCCAAGTAGACAATCTGTTTAATTCCTTGTTTTTTGGCTGCTTGCGCAAAGTTATCCGCTAAAATGACATCCATATCTTCAAAACTACCTTGAGATAATTTCGCCGATTTCAGCATGGAATGAACTAGATATACCGCAATATCAGCACCAGCCAAACTCTTCTCTGCATCTTTCATAGAAAACAAATCACAAGATCGCCACTCTACGTCTTCCGTATTCTCCCGCTGATCTCCATTCCGCGACAAACCAATCACTTTGGCTTTCCCTTTAAGTTTTTTTAATAGATTATTGCCAATATATCCACTCGCACCCGCAACGGCTACAACCAATTTCCTTTCTTCCATACAGTCCCACCCCTCTCTTGTACGTATACAATAAAATTACCCAATTTAAGAGTTATATAAGCCTATTTATTAAAACAATACTAATTTAAGCAATAGCCTTTGCTTTTTATGTAAAAAGTAGTTATACTCATAAAAGAACGATGAAAACTATATATGTTTTTTTAGTTTTATTTCTATATAAAAAGATAGGGGTACGATAAATGAAAGCACGAATTATGAAAGCTTTCCTCGAAGAAATTCATGAGAAAAGTATGAAGTTCACAATGGATGATCTGGCCAAAAGACTAGGTATCAGTAAACGAACATTATACGAACACTTTTCTTCCAAAACGGAAATTCTAGATGCGATTATAGACTCGACATTATATGAGTTCGATGAAAAAACCAATATGATTATGAAAGACACTGACCTACATCTTGTAGATAAGATTAAGAAAGTCATTACAGTTATACCGAAATACAATGATTTTTATAACTGGCAAATCCTTGATCAGATGAAAAAAACTCATCCCGAACAATGGGAGCGAGTCCACACTGCACTTCATGAATGGGATGAACTTCGCGAATTGATTGAACAAGGAATTCATGAAGGAATCATTGCAGATCAAAACGTAGAGTTACTTATGAAGTTGATTATAGATGCAACGAACTCCACGCTTGATCGGAAGTTTTTTTATGAAAATCGCATTACTGTAACCGAAGCACTGGATTCTATAGTGGATATTCTGCTGTTTGGATTTATCAAAAAAAGCGATGTCTAAATAAACTGATAAAACAAAAGTAGTTTTACTGTTTCACACAAAATTGAAAGCGAGATGGAATTATGAGCCTCCACGCATGTGAGGTAACGAATGAAAATTGGCAGGATGTTGCCTATTTATCCGTACACGAAAACCAAAAGAACTTTATTGAAAGCAATTCATTTTCACTAGCACAATCACAATTTGAACCAGAATGGAAGTCCATCGGATTATACGACGGAGAAGATTTAGTCGGCTATGCAATGCATGGACGTGATGCAGATAGTGGCCATGTATGGCTTGATCGCTTTATGATCGATCAGCACCACCAAGGAAAAGGTTATGCCAGCAGATTCCTTAAACTTTTACTTACCAGAATGGAAGAAAAATATCAATGCGACAAGATTTATTTGAGTATATATCCAGATAATATAGCAGCACAACACTTATATGAAAAGTTCGGATTTGAGTTAAATGGACAAATTGATGATTTAGGTGAATTCCCTTGTCTCATTATGGAACTTGACCTTCAGAGGAGTCCTTTGCAATGAATTCTTCACCCACGTTAAGTCCTTTGGATACTGAGCCCGTAGGACGTATCTTTTTACGTTATTTAATACCATCAACTATCGGTATGTTGCTAATGGCGATCAATATTGTGGTGGACGGCATCATGGTCGGTAATCGATTGGGTGCAGAAGCATTAGCGGGAGTCGGAATTTCGGCTCCCGTTTATACAATCTTTTTTGCTATTTCCCTATGGATTGGTATAGGTGCCGCCACGAAATATTCGATGGCAATGGGTGCCAAAGATGTGCAGAAAGCTCGATCAATTTTTACACATGCTATTTTCTCCATTTTCTTATTCACCATTATATTAGGTTTAACCGCCTTTATTTTTAGAGATTCGTTAGCTTACGCACTTGGAGCCAATGCGACTACTTTCCCTTATGTATCGCAATACTTATTTGTGATTTTACTATTTGGCTTTATCTTTACTGTAGAAAACACATTTAGTATTTTCGTACGCAATGATGGAGCACCGAATCTTTCAATGGCCGGGCTAATTGTGACTTCTGTCGTTAACATTATCTTGAATTATGTGTTCTTATTCATTTTTGATTACGGCGTTGCCGGTGCTGCATCCGCCACCATTATTGCTTCTTTCATGGGTATGCTAGTACTCGCAACACACTTTTTCAAGAAAAATAATAACTTGAAACTAATTCGCTTGAAATTCAATAAAAAGCTGTTCCTGGCCATTCTTTTTGTTGGATTTCCGAGTTTCCTTTCCGAGTTAGGAATCTCCTTCTTTACCATTACACATAATATCGCGTTCGAACGGATGGCGGGCACGGAAGGTGTTGCGGCCTTCTCTATTTTGAACTATGTACACAGTGTCATGCTAATGCTATTCCTCGGAATGGGCGGTGCGATTCAGCCACTTATCAGTTACTATCAAGGCTCCGGCAACCGGATAAGGATGAAAGAAACCGTAAAAAAAGCCACACTTACCGTTGTCATCGCAGGTGCCGTGTTTTTCCTTGTCGGTCAATTCGCGGCGGGCCCTATCGTATCGATCTTTGGAGACTTCCCACAAGCCGTAAGAGATTTGGCTACTTCCGGAATTAATCTATTCTTCTTTGCTTATTTGTTCACCGGTACGAACTTTGTGATGATGACATATTATCAGTCTATCGGCAATGTACGGATGGCAACTTGGATTACTGCTTCACGCGAAATCATCATCATGTTGCTCTTCTTGATGATTTTACCTCGTTTCTTTGGTTTGAATGGTATTTGGTTGTCCATTCCAGCCTCTGAGTTTGTCGTATTTATTGGTGTCTACCTATATCAAAGGAATGCTACTCGACATTCCTTAATTGGATAAATAGTACGTCATAGAACCGGACGGAACTATTTATCATCGTTCCAAGTAATACGTTCCATAGGAGTAGGGTGCGTTTTTGTTGTCTTGGAAGAGGCTGCATTATTTTTGTTCCTTTCGTAAATAAGAATGATATACTGAAAGAGCAACTGAATATCGTGTTAGAGATAGGTGCGTTTATCGTTCGTAAACGCTTAAAAGGGAAATCGGTGAAAAACCGATGCTGTCCCGCAACTGTGAGTTGGAGTATAATTCGTTACCACTGTTTCACCGCAAAGGGAAATGGGAAGGTGAATTATACGTTGAAAACGAGCCAGGAGACCTGCCTAGATCAGTACACACCAATACCCTACGCGGATAGGAGGTGTCAAGTGCGGCTTATGAAAAATCATACAAAAGCCGACGTACGAACAAACGAAATCAGGACATTCTTTAGGTGGATTCGATATAGTTTCTGTCGATCCTACACAAATGTATTTCCTGCCGAACCGTTTAATTCGTCATGGCTTCCCACTTAACATCTATCCTGGTATATACCGGATGGATGTTTTTTACTGTCAACGAAAAATTACAAACACGATGAGGAGAATGAATTATGCACAATCAAACAATCAATGACTTTACAAACTTATTAAAGGACACCCTAATGTCGGAACGTGTGAGCACACACTCTACCCCCCTTCCCATACTAGTGAAAGATGTAAAAAAACAAATTTCCGAAGATCCCACGAATGACATAGCAGAAAAAGCTAAACAATTGGCTAATTTAGATAAAGCCTATCAAATCGTAGTAGCTGAGTTAGTAGGTAGTAACTAATTCGCGCTAAAATCCCCCTGACCTTTGTGTCAGGGGGTATTACTGTATTATAACGAATCTTTAATCACGCGCTTATAATTGAACACAGAAAGCAAACCAAATATAGAGTATAGCGCTGTGTAGATTAACATCACCATAATCGTTGGTGTCAGCATTTCAGTACCGAATAAGAACCAGCCGGATTTTACAGCAAAATAGCTGTGTAAGAGACCGACGACTAATGGAATACCGAAATTAAATACCTGCTTTCGTTGAATCCCTTTTAGTAAATCTGTTTGTGTATAGCCTAGTTTACGAAGAATGGTGTAATTCGATTTTTCATCTTCACTTTCGTCCATCTGTTTAAAGTATAGGACGCAGCCAGACGTAACAAGGAAAGCGAGACCAAGGAATCCAACGATGAACATAATCATGCCTGCACCTTGTATTTGTTTCGTTTTCTCCTCAAGCTTCGATTCATGCCCTGCCCATTCATTTATTCCCAACACATTAAATAGTTCATTCGCTTTTTCTAGATCATTTTCATTCTTGATATCCACTCCATGATACTCAGTAAATTCAGGCGTTATGGAAGGGTCCTTATCTACGTTCATTTTCTGAAATACTTGATCATCCACTACCGCGACAACAAAACCATAAGCTACACGCGTTGGAAGAACAGCTACTCTTTCCGTCCCTTTCAGTGTCAGATCATACATATGCTCTTTGCCTTGAAATACGATTTGCTGATTCGCTTGGAATTTCATAAAGTTTT encodes the following:
- a CDS encoding TetR/AcrR family transcriptional regulator translates to MKARIMKAFLEEIHEKSMKFTMDDLAKRLGISKRTLYEHFSSKTEILDAIIDSTLYEFDEKTNMIMKDTDLHLVDKIKKVITVIPKYNDFYNWQILDQMKKTHPEQWERVHTALHEWDELRELIEQGIHEGIIADQNVELLMKLIIDATNSTLDRKFFYENRITVTEALDSIVDILLFGFIKKSDV
- a CDS encoding GNAT family N-acetyltransferase, giving the protein MSLHACEVTNENWQDVAYLSVHENQKNFIESNSFSLAQSQFEPEWKSIGLYDGEDLVGYAMHGRDADSGHVWLDRFMIDQHHQGKGYASRFLKLLLTRMEEKYQCDKIYLSIYPDNIAAQHLYEKFGFELNGQIDDLGEFPCLIMELDLQRSPLQ
- a CDS encoding NAD(P)H-binding protein — protein: MEERKLVVAVAGASGYIGNNLLKKLKGKAKVIGLSRNGDQRENTEDVEWRSCDLFSMKDAEKSLAGADIAVYLVHSMLKSAKLSQGSFEDMDVILADNFAQAAKKQGIKQIVYLGGIIPDEHEKDLSRHLKSRLEVERVLRSYNIPVTALRAGLIVGPKGSSFPILSKLVKRLPIMILPKWTRSNTQPVALDDVMKSLSSLILDFEPAQRSIDIGGPEVMTYKSMMEKTAEVVGKPSRMLDVPFFSLSLSRLWLRLVTQTPKEIVYPLVESLKHPMVVNSKRYVEGISDGEIPFIQAAREALEEEMKERDIPKKKSKMGPLKQDVRSVQRIELPYSWTADETARYYVKWLSTFLNPWVKTDVDDHLNCHIGFLGNRTLLELSYSADRSTKDRSLYYITGGLLMDPHSNERGRIEFRKIPGSNEVIIAIHDYLPSIPWFIYYVTQANMHAFVMSCFRQHMCKLSKIERERLGIVASNVR
- a CDS encoding GMC family oxidoreductase codes for the protein MAKKLKKVDVVVVGSGWAGGVVSAELAKAGYQVVTLERGKKQERQDYIGVKDELRYTDRYEMMQNLSPETITSRVKIEDTALPVRTRAEMMAGTDLGGGSVHWAGATYRWRAIDFELRSKTIERYGKEKIPEGMTIQDWGITYDEMEPYYDKWEKTAGISGEPDPLGDKRSNDYPNPPMLASPAVKLFKETTKRMGYHPFQVASGNLSQAYTNPDGEKLNACMFCSYCTMYGCDFTAKSDPLATVIPTARKTGNCEIRTNSLVRRVLHKDGKATGVMFTDTRTGIEYEQPADVVVLGAFSFTNNRLLMLSDIGTQYDPTTRKGTIGRNFNGQFNITFLGARGYFEKKKFNLYMGAGALGGTMSDFAGDNFDHSDVDFINGGGIEMRQYGDGAISTNHVPKGTPKWGPEFKKNSIHYANRSLVAWYTPAVMSWWHNYLDLDPTYKDEYGDPLLRVTNRYTDHDRNMAKFGIEKCSEIMKEMGADIIDEDEVPEEFDHIYSGGHYAGGIIMGADPETSAVNNYLQMWEMDNLFVVGGSAFPQFGGHHPTSTIGALAYRAAEGVEKYLKEGGQLAEAKQATLNA
- a CDS encoding MATE family efflux transporter, producing MNSSPTLSPLDTEPVGRIFLRYLIPSTIGMLLMAINIVVDGIMVGNRLGAEALAGVGISAPVYTIFFAISLWIGIGAATKYSMAMGAKDVQKARSIFTHAIFSIFLFTIILGLTAFIFRDSLAYALGANATTFPYVSQYLFVILLFGFIFTVENTFSIFVRNDGAPNLSMAGLIVTSVVNIILNYVFLFIFDYGVAGAASATIIASFMGMLVLATHFFKKNNNLKLIRLKFNKKLFLAILFVGFPSFLSELGISFFTITHNIAFERMAGTEGVAAFSILNYVHSVMLMLFLGMGGAIQPLISYYQGSGNRIRMKETVKKATLTVVIAGAVFFLVGQFAAGPIVSIFGDFPQAVRDLATSGINLFFFAYLFTGTNFVMMTYYQSIGNVRMATWITASREIIIMLLFLMILPRFFGLNGIWLSIPASEFVVFIGVYLYQRNATRHSLIG